GAGATCGCGCGGGTTCTGACCAGGGAGCAGGGAAAACCCGTCAAGGAAGCGGTGGGAGAGATAGAGAAGACCGTCGAGATGCTCCGCTATTATGCCGAGGAAGGCAAGCGAGCCTATGGTCAGATCATTCCGAACCCAGACCCGAGTTACCAGAGCCTCGTGCTCCGGCAGCCCATAGGAGTGGTTGCGGCCCTATCGCCGTGGAACTATCCAGTGGAGTTGACCGGGTGGAAGGCCGCGGCTGCTCTGGCAGCGGGTTGCACGGTCGTTGCCAAACCACCATCCCTCACCCCCCTTTCGCCTCTCCAGTTCTGGAAGTGCCTGGCCGATGCAGGTATCCCGAGGGGGGTCATCAATGCAGTAACCGGTCCGGGAAGGACTCTGGGCCGCCAACTCATCCAGAGCCCCATCACGGGGAAGATCGCCTTCACCGGTTCCGCCGAAGTCGGACAGGATATCCTCGCCAACTGCAAGGGAGTGAAGAAGATATCCCTCGAACTGGGGGGGCACTGTCCGCTCATCATCAGCAGGAATTCCGATCTATCCAGTGCCGTCAGGGGGGCGGTGAGGAGGTCCTTCCGGAACATGGGACAGATCTGTATCGCCATCAACAGGATATATGTGCACGAGTCCATCTCAGAGTCCTTCCTGGAGGAGTTCGCAAAAGCCGCTTCCGGTCTCGCCATAGGGAACGGCCTGGACAAGGACCCCTGCGACCTCGGTCCCATGGCAAGCCGGGAGGGCCTCGAAAAAACGAAGCGCCATATCCAGGATGCCCTTTCAAAGGGAGCACGCCTGGTCTGTGGAGGAAAGAGACCAGACGGTGCGGAATTCGCCAGAGGGTACTTCTTTGAGCCCACCATCCTGGCCGATGTGGACCACCACATGCTCCTCATGAACGAGGAGACCTTCGGACCGGTCGTTGGTGTCATGACGTTTCAGACCCTCCAAGAAGCGGTCGAGCTTGCCAACTCCACCCCCTATGGACTGGCGAGCTATGTCTACACCAATGATCTCCACGAGATGGCCTATCTCACGAGGGAACTCCAGGCCGGCAGTGTCGCTGTGAACAACGTGGATGCAGGCATCATCAATGCGCCATACGGGGGTTGGAAACAGAGCGGCGTGGGTTACGAACACGGGCATGCGGGACTCGAAGAGTACCTCCACCAGAAACACATCCGGATTCGATATCATGAGGCTGTTTCGTGACCGGCAGGGGCATTCAAATCGCTCGAGGAGCGAGGTAGCCCTCGTATAACGAAAATTTCGAACCCACCCGAGGAGACCGCACGGTCAAAAACCTCGAAACCGACTGGATATTACCATGGCACGACAATTGGTGATAGGAATCGATATCGGGACTTCGACTTGCAAGGCACTGCTGGTCGACCATGAGGGGAACGTGGTGGCCCGGGAATCGGAGGAGAATCCCCTGTCAACTCCCCAGCCGGGCTGGTCCGAGCAGGACCCCGAGGACTGGTGGCAGGCGGTCAGGGTTACGATCCAGAGACTCCTGAAGAGACTCGACAGGGCGGCCGAGATCAAGGCCATCGGGCTGAGCGGCCAGATGCACGGCCTGGTTGCCCTCGGCAGGGACGGGGTCCCGCTGCGGCCCTGCATTCTCTGGAACGACCAGCGGACGGAAAAACAGTGTGAGGAGATCCACCAAAAGGCCGGGGGCGTGGACGGCCTGCTGAAACTCACCAACAATCGGATGCTTCCGGGATACACGGGGGGAAAGATAATCTGGGTTCGCCAGCACGAACCCCGTCTCTACGAGAAGATAAGAAAGATCCTGAACCCCAAGGACTACATCAGGTACCGCCTGACAGGGGAGTATGCAACCGAAGTATCCGAGGCCTCCGGAACAGGGCTGTTCAACGTCCGCGCGAGGGAGTGGTCCTACCGGCTCCTTGAACTTCTCGACATCCCCAAGGACTGGCTTCCCAAATGCTACGAGTCGGCAGAGATCAGCGGCCAGGTCACCAAGAGCGTCGCCTCCGACCTGGGCCTCCCGGCAGGGCTGCCTGTCGCCGGCGGTGGGGGGGACGCGGTCGCCCAGACCACCGGGACGGGGATGATTGAACCGGGAATCCTGGGTACGACCATCGGAACCGCAGGAATCGTTGCCATGGCGCTCGACAGGTGCTATGACAACCCAGAGGGGAAACTCCAGATCTTCTGCAACAACATGCCCGACAAGTGGCACGCCATGGGTGTCACCTTGGCCGCCGGGGGATCTCTGAGATGGTTCCGTGACGTGCTGGGAGGGATGGAAAAAGAGATCTCCCGCTGGACAGGGGAGGACGCGTACGAGATTCTCTGCCGAGAGGCCTCCAAGGCCGGGCCTGGATCAGAGGGACTGCTCTTTCTCCCCTATCTCATCGGCGAGAGGTGCCCCCATGTGGATCCCCAGGCCAGGGGTGCCTTTGTGGGCCTCACCCTCCGTCACGGCCGATCCCATATAGTCCGGAGCCTCCTCGAAGGGGTGATCTTCAGCCTCATGGACACGGCACAACTGATCAGGGAGATGGGAATCCCCGTAACCCAGATACGCACGTCGGGCGGGGGGGCCCTGAGTGGTTTCTGGCGCCAGATCCACGCCGACGTGTTCAACAGCGAGGTTGTCACCGTGAGCGGCAGCGGCGAGGGTGGGGCCTACGGTGCAGCCCTTGTGGCAGGTGCGGGTGTAGGGGTCTGGCCGAGTGTGGAGGAAGCCGTCCGGGTCCTGAAGGTGGAGACGAGAGACCTTCCGGTCCCGGCACAAGCAGAGGTGTACGGCAGACTGTTCCCCATCTACCGGGGACTCTACCGTAGTCTCAAGGACAGCTTTGACCGCATTGCGGAGGTATCCGGCTAGCCGGCAGCCGAGCCGAGGTGGCCCTGCCAAAAGAGGGTGAGGGAGGATTCGAAGAGCCTCAAGGGACTACAAGAAGAGGCGACGCAACAGGGGAAGGGAAACCCCCTGTTCACCCGGGGAACGTACGGAGTGCCTAGACATGGGGATTCTGGACCTCTTTTCCTTGGAAGGAAAGACGAGCTACGTGACAGGAGGCGCCCGGGGAATCGGCAGGAGCATAGCCTTCGGCCTCGCCGAGGCGGGCGCAAAGGTGGCTGTCGTCGACATAGACGGCCGAGAGGCCGAAAAGACCGCTCACCAACTCCTCGAGTCTGGTTATGAATCCTTTGCCATCCACGCCGATGTGACCAAGAAGGATGAGGTTCTCCACATGGTGGAGAAGGTGGTTCTGAGATGGGGAAGACTCGACATAGGGGTGAACAACGCTGGCAAGTGCCTCAATGCTCCGGGGGAAGAGATGGGAGAAGACCAGTGGGATGATGTGGTGAACCTCAACCTGAAAGGGGTCTTTCTGTCCTGCCAGGCTGCAGGACGCGTCATGATCAGCCAGAAGGCCGGGTCGATTATCAACATCGCCTCCATGTCAGCCCGAATCGTCAATCACCCACAGCCCCAGGTGGCCTACAACGCCTCAAAGGCAGGGGTGATCATGGTCACCAGATCCCTTGCGGCGGAATGGGCACCCCATGGCGTCCGGGTGAACAGCATCAGCCCCGGGTATACGGCCACGGAACTGACCCTCAGAATGGGAGATCTCTTTCCCAAGTGGGTGGAGATGACCCCCATGAGGCGCCTGGCACAGCCGGATGAGATGAAGGGGGCTGCCGTCTACCTGGCCTCAGAGGCTTCCAGGTTCGTCACCGGACACGACCTGGTAATCGATGGGGGCTTCACCCTGTGGTAGGCTGTCCGCACCAGGCAGAAGGTTGGACTGCCGAGATGAAGACGGTCTTGCTCCCGGAGCCCATTCGCCCCGAGGGACGATCCCTTCTCGAAGGCCGGGTAAGGATCCTGGATGCCCCGAAGACCGGACCGGAGACGACAAAGAGGCTGATCCCCACCGCTTTCGGTGCCGCTCAGGCCGTCCTCGACGTGCTGGAGGGGAGAAGACCACCTAACGTTTTCAATGGGAAGGGGCTTGCGATCGAGAAGGGGGGGGAGAGAGAAAGCCTAGGTCCGGAGTTCTGGTATGTCCGCATACTGGTCCAATGCCTCCGGATTTGCCAGGGCGTCCCTGTTGGGAACCGGCCTGCCGTGGATCACATCCCTCACTGCCAGTTCGACCTTTTTCATGCTGATCGTGTACGGTATGTCCTTCACGGCGATGATCTTGGCGGGAACGTGTCTGGGGGTCGTGCTTTCCCTTATGGTTTTCTTGATTCTTGAGACCAACTCCTCTGTCAGCTCTATCCCTGGTGCCAGCTTTACAAAGAGGATCACCCGGATGTCGTTCTCCCAGTCCTGACCCACCACGATACTGTCTGCCACCTCGTCCATCGACTCCACCACGGCATAGATGTCTGCCGTTCCGATCCGCACTCCACCCGGGTTGAGGGTGGCGTCGGACCGGCCGTAGATGATCATCCCTCCCGTCTCGGTGATCTCGGCAAAATCCCCGTGGCGCCAGACATTGGGATAGACCTCAAAATACGCCGCCCTGTACCTTGAGCCGCCCGGGTCGTTCCAGAAATAGAGGGGCATCGAGGGAAACGGCGCCGTACATACGAGTTCCCCCTTCTGGCAGATCACCGGATTCCCTTCACCATCAAAGACCTCCACCTTCATACCGAGACCCCGGCACTGGAGTTCCCCCTTGTAGACCGGTCCGATAGGATTCCCCAAGGCAAAGCATCCGTTGAGGTCAGTTCCACCGGAGATGGAAGCCAGTTGAAGATCGCCCTTGACCTCCCGGTAGACGTATTCGAAGCTCTCACCCACGAGGGGAGAACCCGTCGACAGGATCGCCCGGAGCCTCGACAGATCATGATCCCGTCCCGGCCGGAGACCCTCCTTTTCGATGGCCCCTATGTACCTTGGACTCGTCCCGAAGACCGTGATCCCCTCATCCTCGGCGAGCCTCCACAGGGCACCCGGATCCGGGTAGAAGGGGGAGCCGTCAAAGAGCACGACAGTGGCCCCCAGGGCCAGGGAGCTCACCAGCCAGTTCCACATCATCCAACCACAGGTCGTGAAGTAGAAGACCCTGTCTCCCCTCTCAATGTCGGTATGAAGCTTGAGCTCCTTGATGTGGTTGATCAGGACACCGCCGACCCCCTGGACCATACACTTGGGAAGCCCGGTTGTCCCAGAGGAATACATTATGTAGAGAGGATGGTCGGAGGGAACCTGCTCGAATTCTATATCGAGCCCCCCATCCTTGGAGATGAAATCCCCGTAGAGGACGGCCTTTGGGAGAGTCCGTATTTCCGGCCTCCCCTGGATATAGGGCACGACCACCACCCTCTCGATGGAGGGAAGCCCTTTCAGGATCTCCCGAATCCTTCCAAGAGAGTCGATAGTCCTGCCGTTGTACGAGTATCCGTCAGCCGTAAAGAGGACCTTCGGCTCGATCTGCCCGAACCGGTCCAGGACCCCCTTGATGCCGAAGTCGGACGAGCACGACGACCAGGCTGCCCCGAGGCTCGTAGTAGCCAGCATGGCTACAACAGTCTCAATCATGTTGGGCATGAACCCGACAACCCGGTCATCGGGTCCGACTCCGGTCCGGCGCAGGGACTCGGCAAGACGGGCCACCGAATCGTACAGCTCGCCGTAGGTCATGCGAACCGCCTCTCTTGCCTCGCCCTTGAAGATCAGAGCCTCACGGCCGTCCCGGTAGCGCAGCAGATTCTCCGCAAAGTTCATTCTCGCCCCGACGAACCACTTGGCCCCGGGAAACTTCTCGAGATCGTCCACGACCCTCTCGTATCCCCGGGATGCCCTCACACCACCGAACTCCCACATGGCCTCCCAGAAGTCGGGAATCCTCTCTACCGACCACTCGTAGAGCTCGGAATAGCTCTCGAACCGCCTGGAGTACTTACCGTTGACAAACCGCATGAACCGGGTCATATTGGCCTTGTCTATCCGGTCCTCTGATGGCATCCAAAGCGGCTCCTTCATTGTCCCGCCTCCCCGCAAACGGGTTCGAGACCGCATCTCTTACACCCGGGGGTCTCCGTCCTTCTCGATGTATCTCGCCACAAGGTCTCCCACCTCGGAAGTGGTCACGCCCATCCTTCCCGCCTCCATGCTCTTCATATGGTCCTGTATGACCTTCATCACGGCCCTCTCCACGAGGCGGGCGGCCCCGTGCTCTCCGAGATGGTCCAGCATCATCTGGCCGGCCAGGATGGCGGCCAAAGGATTTATCAGGTTTTTCCCCGCATACTTCGGCGCAGACCCTCCGATCGGTTCAAACATCGAGGTCCCACCCGGATTTATGTTTCCCCCGGCCGCGACCCCCATTCCTCCCTGGATCGTGGCCCCGAGGTCCGTGATGATATCGCCAAACATGTTATCGGTCACGATCACATCGAACCTCTCGGGGTTCTTGACCATCCACATGGAGATGGCGTCCACGTGAGCGTAGTCTCTCTCCACATCCGGGAACTCCCGGCCCACCTCACCAAAGACCCTCTCCCAGAGGTCGAAGGCATAGGTGAGGACATTGGTCTTGCCGCAAAGGGTGAGCCTCTTGCCCTTGTTCCGCTGCCGGCAATACTCAAATGCGTATCGCAGGCACCGCTCCACCCCTTTGCGGGTATTGACTGACTCCTGGAGGGCCACCTCGTCCGGGGTCCCCTTTCGCAGGAAACCCCCTGAACCGGTGTAGAGTCCCTCGGTGTTCTCTCTCACCACGACAAAATCGATATCCTCCGGACCCTTGTCCTTCAGGGGCGTATCCACCCCCGGGTAGAGCTTCACCGGCCGAAGATTGATGTATTGGTCAAGGGAGAACCTCAGGGTGAGAAGGATCCCCTTTTCCAGGATCCCCGGCCTCACATCAGGATGCCCGATGGCGCCGAGATATATGGCATCGAGTCCTCGGAGCTCCTGGAGGGCGGAATCCGGGATCAACTCCCCCGTTCTCAGATACCTCTCCCCGCCGAAATCGTAACGGACCAGGTCATACCGAAAATCCGCTTTCCCCGCGGCTGCCTCCAGGACCTTCAGCCCCTCGGCAACAACCTCCGGCCCGGTTCCATCACCCGGAATCACGCCGATCCTGTACGTCTTTCCCATCTACCTCCTCCTCCTGGCTATATGTTGCATCAGCCCCCCGTCATCTATGATCTGCCGCATAAAGGGAGGGATCGGATTGGACTTGAAAACAAGGCCTGTCGTCACGTTGGTTATCTCACCACTGGTCAAGTCCACCTCAAGCTCATGGCCGTCCTCGATCCCATCGACGGCCTCGCCGCTCTCGACGATGGGGAGACCCATGTTAAAGGCATTTCTATAGAATATCCTGGCAAAACTCCTGGCGATGATGCAGGATATCCCCCTGGCCTTGATGGCGATTGGAGCGTGTTCCCTGGAAGATCCACAACCGAAGTTCGTACCGGCAACGATCATGTCCCCGGACTTCACCCCCCTTGCAAACTCCGGGTTTTCGTCCTCCATACAGTGTTCAGCCAGGACATCCGGGTCTGCCACGTTGAGATAACGGGCAGGGATGATGGCGTCTGTGTCGACGTTTGAACCGAATTTCCAGGCCCTTCCCCTCAGCTTCATCTCAGAAGTCTCCTTTCCCCTGTCTACTCCTCCAGACCGAGCTCCTCGGGACCGCCTATCCTTCCCAGAACGGCCGACGCGGCCGCCACGGCAGGGTTGGACAGATAGACCTCGCTCTCCGGATGTCCCATTCTCCCCACAAAATTCCTGTTGGTGGTGGCAATGGCCCTCTCCCCCTTTGCCAGGACCCCCATGTAGCCTCCAAGACAGGGCCCGCAGGT
The sequence above is a segment of the Deltaproteobacteria bacterium genome. Coding sequences within it:
- a CDS encoding NAD-dependent succinate-semialdehyde dehydrogenase; this encodes MEDHLMLIDGEWVGSSSGAFIEVENPATEEVFARVPEATGREVTLALEAAQRAFPGWSRLSPDQRGEYLWQASHILEERKEEIARVLTREQGKPVKEAVGEIEKTVEMLRYYAEEGKRAYGQIIPNPDPSYQSLVLRQPIGVVAALSPWNYPVELTGWKAAAALAAGCTVVAKPPSLTPLSPLQFWKCLADAGIPRGVINAVTGPGRTLGRQLIQSPITGKIAFTGSAEVGQDILANCKGVKKISLELGGHCPLIISRNSDLSSAVRGAVRRSFRNMGQICIAINRIYVHESISESFLEEFAKAASGLAIGNGLDKDPCDLGPMASREGLEKTKRHIQDALSKGARLVCGGKRPDGAEFARGYFFEPTILADVDHHMLLMNEETFGPVVGVMTFQTLQEAVELANSTPYGLASYVYTNDLHEMAYLTRELQAGSVAVNNVDAGIINAPYGGWKQSGVGYEHGHAGLEEYLHQKHIRIRYHEAVS
- the xylB gene encoding xylulokinase; translation: MARQLVIGIDIGTSTCKALLVDHEGNVVARESEENPLSTPQPGWSEQDPEDWWQAVRVTIQRLLKRLDRAAEIKAIGLSGQMHGLVALGRDGVPLRPCILWNDQRTEKQCEEIHQKAGGVDGLLKLTNNRMLPGYTGGKIIWVRQHEPRLYEKIRKILNPKDYIRYRLTGEYATEVSEASGTGLFNVRAREWSYRLLELLDIPKDWLPKCYESAEISGQVTKSVASDLGLPAGLPVAGGGGDAVAQTTGTGMIEPGILGTTIGTAGIVAMALDRCYDNPEGKLQIFCNNMPDKWHAMGVTLAAGGSLRWFRDVLGGMEKEISRWTGEDAYEILCREASKAGPGSEGLLFLPYLIGERCPHVDPQARGAFVGLTLRHGRSHIVRSLLEGVIFSLMDTAQLIREMGIPVTQIRTSGGGALSGFWRQIHADVFNSEVVTVSGSGEGGAYGAALVAGAGVGVWPSVEEAVRVLKVETRDLPVPAQAEVYGRLFPIYRGLYRSLKDSFDRIAEVSG
- a CDS encoding SDR family oxidoreductase is translated as MGILDLFSLEGKTSYVTGGARGIGRSIAFGLAEAGAKVAVVDIDGREAEKTAHQLLESGYESFAIHADVTKKDEVLHMVEKVVLRWGRLDIGVNNAGKCLNAPGEEMGEDQWDDVVNLNLKGVFLSCQAAGRVMISQKAGSIINIASMSARIVNHPQPQVAYNASKAGVIMVTRSLAAEWAPHGVRVNSISPGYTATELTLRMGDLFPKWVEMTPMRRLAQPDEMKGAAVYLASEASRFVTGHDLVIDGGFTLW
- a CDS encoding acetoacetate--CoA ligase, coding for MKEPLWMPSEDRIDKANMTRFMRFVNGKYSRRFESYSELYEWSVERIPDFWEAMWEFGGVRASRGYERVVDDLEKFPGAKWFVGARMNFAENLLRYRDGREALIFKGEAREAVRMTYGELYDSVARLAESLRRTGVGPDDRVVGFMPNMIETVVAMLATTSLGAAWSSCSSDFGIKGVLDRFGQIEPKVLFTADGYSYNGRTIDSLGRIREILKGLPSIERVVVVPYIQGRPEIRTLPKAVLYGDFISKDGGLDIEFEQVPSDHPLYIMYSSGTTGLPKCMVQGVGGVLINHIKELKLHTDIERGDRVFYFTTCGWMMWNWLVSSLALGATVVLFDGSPFYPDPGALWRLAEDEGITVFGTSPRYIGAIEKEGLRPGRDHDLSRLRAILSTGSPLVGESFEYVYREVKGDLQLASISGGTDLNGCFALGNPIGPVYKGELQCRGLGMKVEVFDGEGNPVICQKGELVCTAPFPSMPLYFWNDPGGSRYRAAYFEVYPNVWRHGDFAEITETGGMIIYGRSDATLNPGGVRIGTADIYAVVESMDEVADSIVVGQDWENDIRVILFVKLAPGIELTEELVSRIKKTIRESTTPRHVPAKIIAVKDIPYTISMKKVELAVRDVIHGRPVPNRDALANPEALDQYADIPELRT
- a CDS encoding 3-isopropylmalate dehydrogenase; translation: MGKTYRIGVIPGDGTGPEVVAEGLKVLEAAAGKADFRYDLVRYDFGGERYLRTGELIPDSALQELRGLDAIYLGAIGHPDVRPGILEKGILLTLRFSLDQYINLRPVKLYPGVDTPLKDKGPEDIDFVVVRENTEGLYTGSGGFLRKGTPDEVALQESVNTRKGVERCLRYAFEYCRQRNKGKRLTLCGKTNVLTYAFDLWERVFGEVGREFPDVERDYAHVDAISMWMVKNPERFDVIVTDNMFGDIITDLGATIQGGMGVAAGGNINPGGTSMFEPIGGSAPKYAGKNLINPLAAILAGQMMLDHLGEHGAARLVERAVMKVIQDHMKSMEAGRMGVTTSEVGDLVARYIEKDGDPRV
- a CDS encoding 3-isopropylmalate dehydratase small subunit, which codes for MKLRGRAWKFGSNVDTDAIIPARYLNVADPDVLAEHCMEDENPEFARGVKSGDMIVAGTNFGCGSSREHAPIAIKARGISCIIARSFARIFYRNAFNMGLPIVESGEAVDGIEDGHELEVDLTSGEITNVTTGLVFKSNPIPPFMRQIIDDGGLMQHIARRRR